One stretch of Caloramator mitchellensis DNA includes these proteins:
- the proC gene encoding pyrroline-5-carboxylate reductase, producing the protein MIGFIGCGNMGAAIIKGMIQGGVEPNIIFAYDHNKNKIEDISAGINVCISEKDVVAKSKYIFIAVKPYAYDNVLHEIKDVLDDEKIIITMAAGYEIKRVEAVVGYKKIIRTMPNTPSLVGKGFIAVSYNEFVNDSEKQYFEGLLRNIGLIKVIKEDLMNAYSAVTGSGPAFVFNFMEAMADAAVLLGIPRKDAYAAVEMMILGSAELALKTERHPAELKDMVTSPGGTTIEGIRTLEEKSLRSAIIECIINTYKKNLDIKNIR; encoded by the coding sequence ATGATAGGATTTATTGGTTGTGGCAATATGGGAGCTGCTATTATTAAAGGTATGATACAAGGAGGAGTGGAACCAAATATAATATTTGCCTATGACCATAATAAAAATAAAATTGAAGATATTAGTGCAGGTATAAACGTGTGCATTAGCGAAAAAGATGTTGTAGCAAAATCAAAGTATATATTTATTGCAGTAAAACCTTATGCTTATGATAATGTATTACATGAGATAAAGGATGTTTTGGATGATGAAAAAATAATTATTACAATGGCAGCAGGATATGAAATTAAAAGAGTAGAAGCAGTAGTAGGGTATAAGAAGATAATAAGAACAATGCCCAATACACCATCATTAGTAGGAAAAGGTTTTATTGCTGTTTCCTATAATGAGTTTGTGAATGATAGTGAAAAACAATATTTTGAAGGTTTGTTAAGAAACATAGGTTTGATTAAAGTTATTAAAGAAGATTTAATGAATGCATATTCAGCGGTTACTGGTAGCGGACCAGCCTTTGTATTTAATTTTATGGAAGCTATGGCTGATGCAGCTGTTTTATTAGGTATTCCAAGAAAGGATGCATATGCTGCTGTTGAAATGATGATTCTCGGTAGCGCTGAATTAGCCTTGAAAACAGAAAGGCATCCAGCTGAACTCAAAGACATGGTAACATCACCAGGAGGCACAACAATTGAAGGTATTAGAACTCTTGAAGAAAAAAGTTTAAGAAGTGCAATAATTGAGTGTATAATTAATACATATAAGAAAAATTTAGATATAAAGAATATAAGGTGA
- the lexA gene encoding transcriptional repressor LexA yields MSNINSDKQHEILEFIRKELQSKGYPPSVREICNAVGLRSTSTVHGHLERLEKKGLIRRDPSKPRAIEVLDGQVDKEIINVPVVGKVAAGQPILAVENIEDTFPLPVDFIRTNNNTFILKVKGDSMIEKGIFEGDLLIVEQQSTANNGDIVVALVDDSATVKTFYKENGYIRLQPENSSMEPIIVNECKILGKVKGLIRKM; encoded by the coding sequence ATGTCAAATATAAATAGCGATAAACAACATGAAATATTAGAATTTATAAGAAAAGAACTACAATCTAAAGGATATCCTCCTTCAGTAAGGGAAATATGCAATGCGGTTGGTTTAAGATCAACTTCTACCGTTCATGGTCATTTGGAGAGACTTGAAAAGAAGGGATTAATAAGACGTGACCCAAGTAAACCTCGTGCTATTGAAGTATTAGATGGGCAAGTTGATAAAGAAATAATAAATGTCCCTGTAGTTGGTAAAGTTGCAGCAGGTCAACCTATACTTGCGGTAGAAAATATAGAAGATACATTTCCATTACCAGTAGATTTTATTCGAACAAATAATAACACTTTCATTTTAAAGGTTAAGGGAGATTCGATGATAGAAAAAGGAATATTTGAAGGTGATTTACTTATAGTAGAACAACAATCAACTGCAAATAATGGAGATATAGTAGTTGCATTGGTTGATGACAGTGCTACTGTTAAAACATTTTACAAAGAAAACGGCTATATTAGATTACAACCTGAAAATTCAAGCATGGAACCAATTATTGTTAACGAATGTAAAATACTTGGTAAAGTAAAAGGTTTAATAAGAAAAATGTAA
- the yneA gene encoding cell division suppressor protein YneA, translating to MKKGKLLIFVLVIILVVFPVFKKVKSEKIKNQEYIYVTVKSGDTVWKIAKKHNINKKDIRKLVYEIREINKLDTLIIHPGQLIKVPIE from the coding sequence ATGAAAAAAGGAAAACTATTAATTTTTGTCCTAGTTATTATTTTAGTGGTATTTCCAGTATTCAAAAAAGTTAAAAGCGAAAAAATAAAGAACCAGGAATACATATACGTTACTGTTAAAAGTGGAGATACAGTTTGGAAGATTGCAAAAAAACATAACATAAATAAAAAAGATATTAGAAAATTAGTTTATGAAATAAGAGAAATAAATAAGCTTGACACATTGATTATTCACCCAGGTCAACTTATAAAGGTCCCCATTGAGTGA
- the hfq gene encoding RNA chaperone Hfq produces the protein MVKNVNNLQDVFLNQARKNKIQVTIFLVSGVQLKGNVKGFDNFTVILESEGKQMMVYKHAISTIVPAKPILYTPQSQEELGE, from the coding sequence ATGGTTAAGAACGTAAATAATTTACAGGATGTTTTCTTAAATCAAGCACGTAAAAACAAGATTCAAGTTACGATATTCCTTGTATCAGGAGTTCAACTAAAAGGAAATGTTAAGGGTTTTGATAACTTTACTGTTATATTAGAATCAGAAGGAAAGCAAATGATGGTTTATAAGCATGCTATTTCAACGATAGTTCCTGCAAAACCAATCCTTTATACACCACAGTCCCAAGAAGAACTTGGTGAATAA
- a CDS encoding aminotransferase class I/II-fold pyridoxal phosphate-dependent enzyme, with protein sequence MLDLTKQFMLEKYGFTEKAIDLSEKAMKDISDLFNKIDEIKEYNQLKVLKAMQDEKLSDAHFTHSTGYGYGDIGRDTLDRVYARVFNSEDALVRPHIVSGTHAITIALFGNLRPNDTLLAITGRPYDTLLQVIGIEGSNMGSLKEYGVNYKQINLLENGKIDLESVVNELLNDDSIRMVAIQRSTGYGWRPSLSINDIETAIKEIKKIREDVIIFVDNCYGEFIDVKEPTDVGADLVAGSLIKNIGGGIAPTGGYVVGRKELVENAAYRLTAPGIGRECGSTFGVIRPMFQGLFMAPHITAEALKSAIFTSRIMELAGYEVSPKYYESRSDLIQAIKFNNKEHLIKFIKGIQKGSPVDSYVDCEPWDMPGYTDQVIMAAGAFIQGSSIELSADAPIRPPYIAYVQGGLTFEHAKIGVLKALSNI encoded by the coding sequence ATGCTGGATTTAACTAAGCAATTTATGTTAGAAAAATATGGATTTACAGAAAAAGCAATTGATTTAAGTGAAAAAGCAATGAAGGATATTTCTGATTTGTTTAATAAAATTGATGAAATAAAAGAGTATAATCAACTAAAAGTATTAAAAGCCATGCAGGACGAAAAGTTATCCGATGCTCATTTTACTCATTCAACAGGATATGGTTATGGAGATATTGGACGCGATACGTTAGATAGGGTGTATGCGAGGGTTTTTAACTCTGAGGATGCTCTTGTAAGGCCGCATATAGTATCAGGAACCCATGCTATAACCATAGCTTTGTTTGGCAATTTGCGTCCAAATGATACTTTACTTGCTATAACCGGAAGACCATATGATACATTGCTGCAAGTTATCGGTATCGAAGGTAGTAATATGGGTTCATTAAAGGAATATGGAGTTAATTATAAACAAATTAATTTGTTGGAAAATGGAAAAATAGATTTAGAATCAGTTGTTAATGAACTTTTGAATGATGATTCGATAAGAATGGTTGCTATTCAGCGTTCTACAGGCTACGGGTGGAGACCATCTCTTAGTATAAACGATATTGAAACTGCAATAAAGGAAATTAAAAAGATACGAGAGGATGTTATTATATTTGTAGATAACTGTTATGGGGAGTTTATTGATGTTAAGGAACCAACTGACGTCGGTGCAGATTTGGTTGCAGGGTCTCTTATTAAGAATATTGGAGGAGGTATTGCTCCAACAGGTGGTTATGTAGTTGGAAGAAAAGAATTAGTAGAAAATGCAGCTTATAGATTAACAGCCCCTGGAATAGGTAGGGAATGCGGTTCAACATTTGGTGTTATAAGGCCTATGTTTCAGGGGTTATTTATGGCACCGCATATAACTGCTGAAGCATTAAAAAGCGCTATATTTACATCGAGGATTATGGAGCTTGCTGGATATGAAGTTTCTCCAAAGTATTATGAAAGCAGAAGCGACTTAATTCAGGCAATAAAATTTAACAATAAAGAGCATTTAATTAAATTTATAAAAGGAATACAGAAAGGCTCTCCTGTAGATTCTTATGTAGATTGCGAGCCGTGGGACATGCCTGGCTATACTGACCAAGTTATTATGGCTGCAGGCGCTTTTATACAGGGCTCATCAATAGAATTAAGCGCTGATGCACCAATTAGACCACCATATATTGCCTATGTCCAAGGTGGGCTAACATTTGAACATGCCAAAATTGGAGTTTTAAAAGCATTATCAAATATTTAA
- the miaA gene encoding tRNA (adenosine(37)-N6)-dimethylallyltransferase MiaA, with product MKKNIVIIAGPTASGKTKLGIELAKRINGEVVSADSMQIYKYMDIGSAKPTTEEMQGIPHHMIDVVTPDVEFSVAMYRKMAVECIDDIIKRGKIPIVVGGTGLYINSLIYPLDFTETSRDEDYRLYLENLAKEKGNAYVHEMLKEVDNESYIRLHPNDLKRIIRALEVYKNTGKPISEYQRESKLRDVDFNFAFICLTMDRAKLYDRINKRVDIMFEMGLVDEVKRLKDMGYTRNMTSMQGIGYKEVFDYLDGYFTLDEIKEYIKQSTRRYAKRQLTWYRREDRIYWVNLDEYDSFDEVLENIIGYIEGKFKNL from the coding sequence ATGAAAAAAAACATAGTTATTATAGCTGGACCAACAGCTTCCGGAAAAACAAAATTAGGTATAGAACTGGCTAAGAGAATAAATGGAGAAGTAGTATCGGCAGATTCCATGCAAATATATAAATATATGGATATAGGTTCTGCAAAACCGACAACAGAAGAAATGCAGGGAATACCTCACCATATGATAGATGTCGTTACGCCAGATGTTGAATTTAGCGTAGCAATGTATAGAAAAATGGCAGTTGAGTGCATTGATGACATTATTAAAAGAGGAAAAATTCCAATCGTGGTTGGCGGAACAGGACTTTATATTAATTCATTAATTTACCCCTTAGATTTCACTGAAACATCAAGAGATGAGGATTATAGACTTTATCTTGAAAATTTAGCTAAGGAAAAGGGAAATGCATATGTTCATGAAATGTTAAAGGAAGTTGATAATGAATCATATATAAGATTGCATCCAAACGACTTAAAAAGAATAATAAGAGCACTTGAAGTATACAAAAATACAGGGAAACCAATATCGGAATATCAAAGAGAATCTAAACTTAGGGATGTTGATTTTAATTTTGCATTTATTTGCTTGACTATGGATAGGGCAAAGTTGTATGATAGAATAAACAAAAGAGTTGATATTATGTTTGAAATGGGGCTTGTAGATGAAGTAAAAAGGCTAAAGGACATGGGATATACAAGGAACATGACATCTATGCAAGGAATAGGTTACAAGGAAGTTTTTGATTATCTTGATGGATATTTTACATTAGATGAAATAAAAGAATATATTAAACAAAGCACAAGACGATATGCTAAAAGGCAATTAACATGGTATAGAAGGGAGGATAGGATTTATTGGGTTAATCTCGATGAATACGACTCTTTTGACGAAGTTTTGGAAAATATTATAGGATATATAGAAGGAAAATTTAAAAATTTATAG
- the purB gene encoding adenylosuccinate lyase → MHDRYQSPLSTRYASYEMQYIFSDDNKFITWRKLWIALAEAEKELGLNITDEQINELRSHVDAINYEVAIEREKQTRHDVMSHVYAYGEQCPKAKPMIHLGATSCYVGDNTDVLIMYNALLLIRKKLVKVIDNLKRFAENYKELPTLAYTHLQPAQLTTVGKRACLWIQDLLIDLEYLNYTINSLKLLGVKGTTGTQASFLNLFDGDHEKVKKLDDLVCEKLGFKDRYFKITGQTYPRKQDTMVLNVLASIAQSAYKFSNDLRLLQSFKEIEEPFEENQIGSSAMPYKRNPMRSERISSLSRYVIANVINPAITAATQWFERTLDDSANKRIVVAESFLALDGILNLYINITENLVVYPKIIEKRVMDELPFMATENVMMEAVKKGGDRQELHERIRLHSMEAGKRVKEMGLDNDLISRIAEDPLFKLNIEEIKAAIIPSNYIGRSKEQVEEFLEQEVNPVLNEFLEKNIKVEINV, encoded by the coding sequence ATGCATGATAGATATCAAAGTCCACTTTCTACCAGATATGCATCATATGAAATGCAATACATATTTTCAGATGACAATAAATTTATTACATGGAGAAAACTTTGGATAGCTTTAGCAGAAGCTGAGAAGGAACTAGGTCTTAACATAACAGATGAACAAATAAATGAATTACGGTCACATGTTGATGCTATAAATTATGAGGTTGCAATTGAAAGAGAAAAACAAACACGCCATGATGTTATGTCACATGTTTACGCCTATGGAGAACAATGTCCTAAGGCAAAACCAATGATTCATCTTGGAGCAACTAGCTGTTATGTAGGCGACAATACAGATGTTTTAATAATGTATAATGCTTTACTATTAATAAGAAAGAAGCTAGTTAAAGTAATAGATAATTTAAAAAGGTTTGCAGAAAATTATAAAGAACTTCCAACACTAGCTTACACCCATCTACAACCTGCTCAATTAACAACAGTCGGAAAAAGAGCATGTCTATGGATTCAAGACCTATTAATTGACTTAGAATACCTAAACTACACAATAAACTCATTAAAATTATTAGGTGTAAAAGGAACAACAGGAACACAGGCGAGCTTTTTAAATTTATTTGATGGTGACCATGAAAAGGTGAAGAAATTGGATGATTTAGTTTGCGAGAAGCTTGGATTTAAAGATAGATATTTTAAGATTACCGGGCAAACATATCCAAGAAAACAGGATACAATGGTTTTAAACGTATTGGCAAGTATCGCGCAAAGTGCATATAAATTCAGCAACGATTTAAGGCTTTTACAAAGTTTTAAAGAAATCGAAGAGCCATTTGAAGAAAATCAAATAGGCTCATCGGCAATGCCTTATAAGCGAAACCCAATGAGAAGCGAAAGAATTTCATCCCTTTCAAGATATGTTATTGCTAACGTTATAAATCCTGCAATAACGGCAGCTACACAGTGGTTTGAAAGAACTCTTGATGATTCTGCTAACAAGAGAATAGTAGTTGCTGAATCTTTTCTAGCATTAGATGGAATATTAAATTTATACATTAACATTACTGAAAATTTAGTTGTATATCCTAAAATAATTGAAAAAAGAGTTATGGATGAACTGCCTTTTATGGCTACAGAAAATGTAATGATGGAAGCAGTAAAAAAAGGCGGTGACAGGCAGGAGCTGCATGAACGTATAAGATTGCATTCTATGGAGGCAGGCAAAAGAGTAAAGGAAATGGGCCTTGATAACGATTTGATTTCAAGAATTGCTGAAGATCCTTTATTTAAACTAAATATAGAAGAAATTAAAGCTGCTATTATTCCATCTAATTATATAGGACGTTCCAAAGAACAGGTTGAAGAATTTTTAGAACAAGAAGTAAACCCTGTTTTAAATGAATTTTTAGAAAAAAACATAAAAGTTGAAATCAATGTATGA
- a CDS encoding pyridoxal phosphate-dependent aminotransferase — protein MELSRKAKQISSSVTLEITAKAKKMKEDGIDVVSFGAGEPDFNTPENIQDSAIEAIRKGLTRYTAASGIIELKQAICKKLKSENNLEYKPSQIVISNGAKHSIFNALAAICNPCDEVIVPVPYWVSYPELVKLVDAVPIFVETKEEDDFRYKKEVLEAAITSKTKAIILNSPNNPTGSVYTLDDLKFIAEIAIKYDLIIISDEIYEKLIYDDKQHISIASLGQDIKDRTIIINGVSKAYAMTGWRIGYTASSEEIAKLMANIQSHATSNPNTIAQYASVEALNGPQDEVLKMKQEFEKRRNYMVDRINNIEGLSCRKPAGAFYVMINITKIKGKTIKGYKINSSVDFCNALLNEEHVAAIPGEGFGTDDFIRLSYATSMENIKKGLDRIENFLK, from the coding sequence ATGGAACTATCAAGAAAGGCAAAGCAAATATCTTCTTCAGTTACTTTGGAGATAACTGCTAAAGCAAAAAAGATGAAGGAAGATGGAATCGACGTTGTTAGTTTTGGAGCAGGTGAACCTGATTTTAACACTCCTGAAAACATTCAAGATTCAGCTATTGAAGCTATAAGGAAAGGTTTAACACGATATACAGCAGCTTCAGGTATAATTGAACTAAAACAAGCAATTTGCAAAAAGCTAAAGAGTGAAAATAATTTAGAATACAAACCATCACAGATTGTAATATCAAATGGTGCAAAGCATTCCATATTCAATGCGCTTGCTGCTATTTGCAATCCTTGTGACGAAGTTATAGTTCCAGTTCCATATTGGGTAAGTTATCCTGAGTTGGTTAAATTGGTTGACGCTGTTCCTATTTTTGTTGAAACAAAGGAAGAAGATGACTTTAGATATAAGAAGGAAGTTTTAGAAGCGGCAATTACATCCAAAACCAAGGCAATTATTTTAAACAGTCCAAACAACCCAACAGGTTCCGTTTATACATTAGACGATTTGAAATTTATCGCGGAAATAGCAATTAAATATGACTTGATTATTATATCTGATGAAATTTATGAAAAACTTATTTATGATGATAAACAACATATTAGCATTGCCTCTTTAGGACAAGACATTAAAGACAGAACAATTATAATAAATGGAGTATCAAAGGCTTATGCTATGACTGGCTGGAGAATTGGTTATACCGCATCCAGTGAAGAAATAGCTAAGCTGATGGCTAATATACAAAGCCATGCTACTTCAAACCCAAATACTATAGCTCAATATGCAAGCGTTGAGGCTTTAAACGGACCACAAGATGAAGTTTTAAAAATGAAACAAGAATTTGAGAAGAGAAGAAATTATATGGTTGATAGAATAAATAATATAGAAGGTCTTTCATGTAGAAAACCTGCTGGAGCATTTTATGTAATGATAAATATCACAAAGATTAAGGGTAAAACAATCAAAGGTTATAAAATAAATAGTTCAGTTGATTTTTGCAACGCTCTTTTAAATGAAGAACATGTTGCAGCAATTCCTGGAGAAGGTTTTGGAACTGATGATTTTATAAGATTGTCATACGCAACATCAATGGAAAATATTAAAAAAGGATTAGATAGAATTGAAAATTTCTTAAAATAA
- a CDS encoding tyrosine recombinase XerC encodes MESHKLELIFDDNLPPILNDFLGYMFTVKGKSINTVAGYKIEIRLFLKYLKKIKNRLKNEIEDIDIYDVDEEFIKSIKLNDIYSFINYVSIKRNNSNYARARKTAAIRSFFNYLETKAKILKENPARELESPKINKRHPIYLTLEQSKALLNSINGRNKERDYAIIVLFLNCGLRLSELVNIDISKIKGDTLTVIGKGNKERTVYLNELVIKAINSYLTVRPKDGVIDKDALFLSERKKRIDKRTVELLVKKYIVNAGLFDDKYTPHKLRHTAATLMYKYGRVDIRTLQHILGHESVSTTQIYTHLDDEILRDAVKSNPLNE; translated from the coding sequence ATGGAAAGCCATAAACTGGAATTGATATTTGATGACAACCTGCCTCCTATTTTAAACGATTTTTTAGGTTATATGTTCACTGTTAAAGGCAAATCCATTAACACAGTTGCAGGTTACAAAATTGAAATACGGCTCTTCTTAAAATATTTAAAAAAGATAAAAAATAGATTAAAAAATGAAATTGAAGATATTGATATCTACGATGTTGATGAGGAATTTATAAAATCGATTAAGCTAAATGATATCTACTCATTTATCAATTATGTATCGATCAAAAGAAACAACAGCAACTATGCTCGTGCAAGAAAAACTGCTGCTATAAGGTCTTTTTTTAACTACCTTGAAACCAAAGCAAAAATACTTAAGGAAAACCCTGCACGAGAACTTGAATCCCCTAAAATTAATAAAAGGCATCCTATATATTTAACTCTTGAGCAAAGCAAAGCTCTTCTAAATTCTATAAACGGTAGAAATAAGGAAAGAGATTATGCAATTATAGTTTTATTTTTAAATTGTGGTCTTAGATTATCTGAGCTCGTGAATATAGATATCAGTAAAATTAAAGGTGATACACTTACTGTTATTGGAAAAGGTAATAAGGAAAGGACTGTTTACCTTAACGAACTGGTTATAAAAGCAATAAACTCATATCTTACAGTTAGACCAAAAGATGGAGTTATAGACAAGGATGCATTATTTTTAAGCGAAAGAAAAAAGAGAATTGATAAAAGAACTGTAGAACTACTCGTTAAAAAATATATAGTTAATGCGGGTCTATTTGATGATAAATATACACCCCATAAATTAAGACACACTGCTGCAACTCTAATGTATAAATACGGGCGAGTTGATATCAGAACGCTGCAACACATTTTAGGACACGAAAGCGTTTCAACTACCCAAATTTATACCCATTTAGATGATGAAATACTCAGAGATGCAGTTAAGTCCAACCCTCTTAATGAGTGA
- the mutL gene encoding DNA mismatch repair endonuclease MutL produces MGRIRILDDDTISKIAAGEVVERPASVVKELIENSIDAGSKNIYVEIQDGGISYIKITDDGSGIDYDDVEIAFLRHATSKISSDEDLFNIRTLGFRGEALASICAVSKVELITRTKENDLGVFIRVEGGEIIEKKECGAPLGTTIIVRDLFYNTPARLKFLKSPGREGTIITEIIQNLAFSNSSISFKYKNGDKLIFATKGDDNLKNTMLSIYGKQVNDNLLEVNYDDGSVSINGYIGNNALAKNSRNYQSLFVNNRYVKNKTINAAIENAFRTFTTGDKFPMYVLHINVEPSIIDVNVHPTKAEIKFQNEQEMYKIVFDSIKKAFSTTKTIPNIIFEPNVVSKSPLTANQERIDFAINEKRDYNIPDDSSKEYKYINSDFSFNEESSLDDLKKEKEEIIITGSNVENKLPRLAVVGQIHFMYIIAEGEEDMFIIDQHAAHERVLYEKYLSEFSDAKIQSQTLLTPIIVELSSTEKNIVVENLDNFAKIGFGIEDFGGNTVSIRAVPVILGNPNYKELIFDIITEIQEVSGNFYKSINKIIYTMACKSAIKAGDRLTIAEMNKLIEDLRRCSNPFACPHGRPAIIKMSYNELERKFRRIL; encoded by the coding sequence ATGGGAAGGATAAGAATATTAGATGACGATACTATAAGTAAGATTGCTGCCGGAGAAGTTGTTGAAAGACCTGCTTCTGTTGTTAAGGAACTTATTGAAAATTCAATTGATGCTGGTTCTAAAAATATTTATGTTGAAATACAAGATGGTGGAATTTCTTATATTAAGATAACCGATGATGGAAGTGGTATAGACTATGACGATGTTGAAATAGCTTTCTTAAGGCACGCAACAAGTAAAATTAGTAGTGATGAAGATTTATTTAATATTAGAACTTTAGGTTTTAGAGGTGAAGCGTTAGCAAGCATTTGTGCTGTATCAAAAGTTGAGCTTATTACAAGGACTAAAGAAAATGATTTAGGTGTTTTTATTAGAGTTGAAGGCGGGGAAATAATTGAAAAAAAAGAATGCGGTGCTCCATTAGGAACGACAATTATAGTAAGGGATTTGTTTTATAACACTCCAGCAAGATTGAAATTTTTGAAATCTCCAGGAAGAGAAGGAACAATTATTACCGAGATTATTCAAAATCTTGCTTTTTCGAATTCATCCATTTCTTTTAAATACAAGAACGGTGATAAACTGATTTTCGCAACCAAGGGAGATGATAATTTAAAAAACACCATGTTATCAATTTATGGTAAACAGGTAAATGACAACTTATTAGAAGTGAATTATGATGATGGTTCAGTTAGCATCAATGGCTATATTGGAAATAATGCCCTTGCAAAAAATAGCAGAAATTATCAATCGCTTTTTGTAAACAATAGGTATGTGAAGAATAAAACTATAAATGCAGCAATTGAAAACGCATTTAGGACTTTTACTACGGGCGATAAATTCCCAATGTATGTGTTGCACATAAATGTCGAACCATCAATAATTGATGTTAATGTTCACCCTACAAAGGCAGAAATTAAGTTTCAAAATGAACAGGAAATGTATAAAATTGTTTTTGATAGCATAAAAAAAGCATTTTCAACAACTAAGACAATTCCGAATATAATTTTTGAACCTAATGTTGTAAGCAAATCACCTTTGACTGCTAATCAGGAGAGAATAGATTTTGCTATTAATGAAAAAAGGGATTATAATATACCAGATGATAGTTCAAAAGAATATAAATATATAAATAGTGATTTTTCTTTTAATGAAGAATCCTCTTTGGATGATTTAAAGAAGGAAAAAGAGGAAATAATAATAACTGGTTCTAATGTTGAAAATAAACTACCAAGGTTAGCAGTTGTTGGTCAAATACATTTTATGTATATAATCGCAGAAGGTGAAGAAGATATGTTTATAATAGACCAACATGCAGCACACGAGAGGGTTTTATATGAAAAATATTTGTCAGAGTTTAGTGATGCAAAAATACAAAGTCAAACTTTATTGACTCCTATAATAGTGGAGTTGAGTAGCACTGAGAAGAATATTGTAGTTGAAAATTTAGATAATTTTGCTAAAATAGGATTTGGTATCGAGGATTTTGGTGGTAATACAGTTTCAATAAGAGCTGTTCCTGTTATATTAGGAAACCCTAACTATAAAGAACTTATATTTGATATCATAACTGAAATTCAAGAAGTTTCAGGTAATTTTTATAAGTCGATAAACAAAATAATTTATACAATGGCATGTAAGAGTGCGATTAAAGCAGGAGATAGGTTAACGATTGCCGAAATGAATAAACTTATAGAGGATCTAAGAAGGTGTTCAAATCCATTTGCCTGCCCCCATGGTAGGCCAGCGATAATAAAGATGAGCTATAACGAACTTGAAAGAAAATTTAGAAGGATACTTTAG
- a CDS encoding PadR family transcriptional regulator, whose amino-acid sequence MNDGSYRNRQIISKVNTTTLVKLFVLHFLKEKNHYGNELIDKIEKSLNYRWKPSPGMVYPLLRDMEENLLIEGWWEEPDKKTKRNYKITENGLKHYEKIKSMYKPLLEESLDIIKYTLNEIYKY is encoded by the coding sequence AATTATAAGCAAGGTAAATACAACGACATTGGTTAAACTTTTTGTGCTGCATTTTTTGAAGGAAAAAAATCATTATGGAAATGAATTGATAGATAAAATTGAAAAATCTTTAAACTACAGATGGAAGCCTAGTCCAGGGATGGTCTATCCATTGCTGAGGGATATGGAGGAAAACTTGTTAATAGAAGGTTGGTGGGAAGAGCCTGATAAAAAAACTAAAAGAAATTATAAAATAACCGAAAACGGATTAAAGCATTATGAAAAAATAAAGTCAATGTATAAACCTTTATTAGAAGAATCGCTTGATATTATTAAATATACTTTAAACGAGATTTATAAATACTAA